One genomic region from Nitrospira sp. encodes:
- the lexA gene encoding transcriptional repressor LexA, whose product MLKPRDLKRIREGLGLTQQQLADALHTTRVSVARYETGMRKIPGVVSVVLDQLRRKTEIPMAGLVAAGSPIEPVSQAELVDIPPSMLRGGETFALKIKGESMKDDGILPGDLVVVRKQETAKNGQTVVALVNHEATIKTYFKKSGRIELHPANDQMQPIIVRPSDEFHIEGIVIGVIRHCAV is encoded by the coding sequence ATGCTGAAGCCGAGAGACCTTAAACGTATTCGAGAAGGATTAGGGCTCACACAGCAGCAACTTGCTGATGCCTTGCACACCACGCGGGTATCAGTGGCGAGGTATGAGACCGGCATGCGGAAAATTCCCGGTGTTGTATCGGTGGTGCTGGATCAATTGCGACGGAAAACCGAGATTCCCATGGCCGGCCTGGTCGCAGCCGGCTCACCCATCGAGCCGGTGTCGCAAGCGGAACTCGTGGACATACCACCGAGCATGTTGCGAGGCGGTGAGACCTTCGCCCTAAAGATAAAGGGCGAGTCAATGAAAGATGACGGGATTTTACCCGGCGATCTGGTAGTCGTGCGCAAACAGGAAACGGCTAAAAACGGGCAAACCGTCGTCGCCTTGGTCAATCACGAAGCCACGATCAAGACATATTTCAAGAAGAGTGGGCGCATTGAACTTCATCCGGCCAACGACCAGATGCAGCCGATTATCGTCCGGCCATCGGACGAGTTTCATATCGAAGGCATTGTCATCGGTGTCATTCGACATTGCGCCGTCTAA